A region of Vitis riparia cultivar Riparia Gloire de Montpellier isolate 1030 chromosome 12, EGFV_Vit.rip_1.0, whole genome shotgun sequence DNA encodes the following proteins:
- the LOC117926820 gene encoding transmembrane 9 superfamily member 1 — translation MASAVGSAALSLLALYLALLLLLSPASASDYDHKYQQNEPVTLWVNKVGPYNNPQETYNYYSLPFCRPPGKAVHKWIGLGELLGGNELIESQIDIKFQKNVDKGVICQLELDEAKVKQFKDAIENNYWLEFFVDDLPLWGYVGELHPDKNSDNKHLLSTHKNINITYNKNQIIHVNLSQENPKPMEAGRTLDMTYSVKWIPTNVTFARRFDVYLDYPFFEHQIHWFSIFNSFMMVIFLTGLVSMILMRTLRNDYAKYAREDDDLETLERDVSEESGWKLVHGDVFRPPPNLVLLSAVVGTGAQLALLVLLVILLAIVAMLYIGRGAIVTTFIVCYALTSFISGYVSGGMYSRNGGKTWIKSMILTASLFPFMCFGIGFLLNTIAIFYGSLAAIPFGTMVVVFFIWAFFSFPLALLGTVVGRNWSGAPNNPCRVKTIPRPIPEKKWYLTPSVVSMMGGLLPFGSIFIEMYFVFTSFWNYKVYYVYGFMLLVFLILIIVTVCVTIVGTYFLLNAENYHWQWTSFFSAASTAVYVYLYSIYYYYVKTKMSGFFQTSFYFGYTLMFCLGLGILCGAVGYLGSTLFVRRIYRNIKCD, via the exons ATGGCCTCCGCCGTCGGATCCGCCGCCCTTTCCCTCCTTGCTCTGTACCTCGCCCTCCTTCTCCTCCTCTCGCCTGCCTCCGCCTCCGACTACGATCACAAG TATCAGCAGAATGAACCGGTTACCCTTTGGGTAAATAAGGTTGGACCTTACAATAATCCACAAGAAACGTACAATTATTATAGTCTTCCATTTTGTCGTCCTCCTGGCAAAGCTGTTCACAAATGGATTGGCCTTGGTGAGCTCCTGGGCGGAAATGAGCTTATTGAAAGCCAGATTGATATAAAGTTTCAAA AAAATGTGGACAAGGGTGTGATATGTCAACTTGAACTTGATGAAGCAAAGGTCAAACAGTTCAAGGATGCTATTGAGAATAATTATTGGTTGGAATTCTTCGTGG ATGATCTGCCTTTGTGGG GTTATGTTGGTGAGCTGCATCCTGATAAAAACAGTGATAACAAGCACTTGCTTTCCACACATAAGAATATCAACATTACATACAACAAAAATCAG ATTATTCATGTTAATCTTTCTCAAGAGAACCCAAAACCGATGGAAGCAGGAAGAACATTAGACATGACATATTCTGTTAAATGGATTCCTACTAATGTCACTTTTGCTCGTCGTTTTGATGTTTATCTGGATTACCCTTTCTTTGAACACCAG ATTCATTGGTTCTccatttttaattctttcatgATGGTTATCTTCCTCACTGGTTTGGTGTCAATGATCTTAATGCGAACCCTTAGAAATGACTATGCTAAATATGCTCGGGAAGATGATGATCTGGAGACTCTG GAAAGAGATGTGAGTGAAGAGTCTGGCTGGAAGCTTGTTCATGGGGATGTTTTCCGGCCTCCTCCCAATTTAGTTCTACTTTCAGCTGTTGTTGGCACAGGTGCTCAGCTAGCGTTGCTTGTTCTCCTTGTCATCTTATTGGCAATTGTTGCAATGTTGTATATCGG GAGAGGAGCAATTGTCACAACTTTTATAGTATGTTATGCTCTGACATCATTCATTTCGGGTTATGTGAGTGGTGGGATGTACTCACGCAATGGTG GTAAAACCTGGATTAAGTCGATGATTCTCACTGCATCACTTTTTCCATTTATGTGCTTTGGGATTGGGTTCTTGTTGAATACAATTGCTATATTCTATGGGTCTTTAGCAGCTATTCCCTTTGGAACTATGGTAGTTGTTTTCTTCATTTGGGCTTTCTTCTCTTTCCCTCTGGCACTACTTGGCACGGTTGTTGGTAGAAACTGGAGTGGTGCTCCCAATAATCCTTGTCGTGTGAAAACTATTCCTCGTCCAATCCCTGAGAAGAAATGGTATCTCACACCATCTGTCGTCTCAATGATGGGAGGTCTGCTACCCTTTGGCAGCATATTTATTGAGATGTACTTTGTCTTCACATCCTTCTGGAATTACAAG GTGTATTATGTCTATGGCTTTATGCTACTGGTTTTCCTGATTCTCATAATTGTCACTGTTTGTGTGACAATAGTGGGAACATACTTCTTGCTAAATGCTGAGAACTATCACTGGCAGTGGACTTCGTTCTTCTCAGCTGCTTCAACGGCTGTCTATGTATACTTGTATTCTATATATTACTACTACGTGAAGACTAAGATGTCAGGCTTCTTCCAAACCAGCTTCTACTTCGGATACACCCTGATGTTTTGCCTTGGTTTAGGAATCCTCTGTG GAGCTGTTGGATATCTGGGCTCTACTTTGTTCGTCAGGAGGATCTACAGAAACATCAAGTGTGACTAG